One window of the Candidatus Rokuibacteriota bacterium genome contains the following:
- a CDS encoding cyclase family protein, whose amino-acid sequence MAGRPLPTEQEVRAWIRERRNWGRWGKDDQRGAMNLVTPEKRVAAARLVKTGRSISLSRPFPKEPGLNNALPAQHYMKIIPRGKGAYAGDYYGIFYHGVASTHIDALCHTWDDEAMWNGRDPKKEITFDGATFGSIEHWSDGIITRGVMLDVPRHRGVPSVTQDAPVHGYELEDILTARGIKLEPGDAVCVYSGRDAWQAANPDKTYGRPYGGGTQERPGLHVSCLPFLRDHDVSMLVWDMLDHLPIGYDIPWAVHACLFAYGVALLDNAQLEPLAKACIDEKRDEFMLVIAPLMVVGGTGSPANPLAVF is encoded by the coding sequence CGACCGAGCAGGAAGTGCGCGCCTGGATCCGCGAGCGCCGCAACTGGGGGCGCTGGGGCAAGGACGACCAGCGCGGCGCGATGAACCTCGTTACTCCGGAGAAGCGGGTCGCGGCGGCGCGGCTCGTGAAGACCGGCCGGAGTATCTCGCTCAGCCGGCCCTTCCCGAAGGAGCCCGGGCTCAACAACGCGCTGCCGGCGCAGCACTACATGAAGATCATTCCGCGCGGCAAGGGCGCCTACGCCGGCGACTATTACGGCATCTTCTACCACGGCGTCGCCTCGACCCACATCGACGCTCTCTGCCACACCTGGGACGACGAGGCGATGTGGAACGGGCGCGACCCGAAGAAGGAGATCACCTTCGACGGCGCGACGTTCGGCTCCATCGAGCACTGGTCCGACGGCATCATCACCCGCGGGGTTATGCTGGACGTTCCGCGCCATCGCGGCGTGCCGAGCGTGACGCAGGACGCGCCCGTCCATGGATACGAGCTGGAGGATATCCTGACGGCGCGTGGGATCAAGCTCGAGCCGGGCGACGCCGTCTGCGTCTACTCCGGCCGCGACGCCTGGCAGGCGGCCAACCCGGACAAAACGTACGGGCGTCCGTACGGCGGCGGCACCCAAGAGAGGCCGGGGCTCCACGTCTCGTGCCTGCCGTTCCTGCGCGACCACGACGTGAGCATGCTCGTCTGGGACATGCTCGACCACCTGCCGATAGGCTACGACATCCCGTGGGCCGTGCACGCCTGCCTCTTCGCCTACGGCGTGGCGCTCCTCGACAACGCGCAGCTCGAGCCGCTGGCCAAGGCCTGCATCGACGAGAAGCGCGACGAGTTCATGCTGGTGATCGCGCCGCTCATGGTCGTCGGCGGCACGGGCTCGCCGGCGAACCCCCTCGCGGTGTTCTAG